The following proteins are co-located in the Oncorhynchus gorbuscha isolate QuinsamMale2020 ecotype Even-year linkage group LG22, OgorEven_v1.0, whole genome shotgun sequence genome:
- the wu:fj49a02 gene encoding myomegalin, translating to MEPPRTPSLSALTDSPQRDSLYRRQLLHDPAPSPPVRDIGLFNCGSPYHVPYTDLVETPLTANDLDPHSELQGDAPDGSFSNRNGRHAIGHVDDYSALQQQVLEGRSLVQRMETVLQACLSQSMLVDSQDQVLLDYGCVRTLLSNTKTLRQILEEAVSLLKMFWRAALPSTDRSTHNLKKEQCMKEEILSLRGRISEQEEVLQGTVQRLRSTSRTKESMEHFIVNQLSRTRDVLKKARTNLEKNERRISSLSSSSSSPYAAEDRSPGNERPTDWSFLKPGDAPATSNQRPGTRKRSSQCLF from the exons ATGGAGCCCCCTCGTACCCCGTCTCTCAGTGCCCTTACAGACAGCCCCCAGAGGGACAGCCTCTACAGACGGCAGCTACTACATG aCCCAGCGCCGTCTCCCCCGGTCAGAGACATTGGGTTGTTTAACTGTGGTTCTCCATACCACGTCCCCTACACAGATCTGGTGGAGACCCCGCTCACTGCCAACG ATCTGGACCCCCACTCAGAGCTGCAGGGGGACGCCCCGGACGGCTCGTTCTCTAACCGGAACGGACGCCACGCCATCGGGCACGTGGACGATTACAGCGCCCTGCAGCAGCAGGTCCTGGAGGGGAGGAGTCTGGTCCAGAGAATGGAAACAGTCCTTCAGGCCTGCCTCAGCCAATCAATGCTGGTAGACAGCCAGGACCAG gtcctCCTGGACTATGGCTGTGTGAGGACTCTGTTGTCTAACACCAAGACCCTGAGACAGATCCTGGAGGAGGCTGTGTCCCTGCTGAAGATGTTCTGGAGGGCTGCCCTGCCCAGCACCGACCGCTCCACCCACAACCTTAAGAAG GAGCAATGTATGAAGGAGGAGATTCTGTCTCTGAGGGGGCGTATCTCAGAGCAGGAGGAGGTTCTCCAGGGAACCGTCCAGAGACTGAGGAGCACCAGCCGCACCAAGGAGAGCATGGAGCACTTCATCGTCAAccagc TATCAAGGACTCGAGATGTGCTGAAAAAAGCAAGGACTAACTTGGAG AAGAACGAGCGGAGGATTTCTTCCCtaagctcctcctcttcctctccttatgCTG CTGAAGACCGAAGTCCCGGCAATGAACGGCCTACTGATTGGAGTTTCTTGAAGCCTGGCGACGCCCCGGCAACGTCAAATCAGCGTCCAGGAACCAGGAAGCGCAGCAGCCAGTGCCTGTTTTAG
- the LOC124009844 gene encoding 5'-AMP-activated protein kinase subunit beta-2-like — MGNTGDRMSGDRHGAKAHRSDSRDKDHEPSKMVDSTDDPNIFNTHGLGSSKVSDKEEPDLDDLVKTGPQSRPTVIRWAGGGKEVYIAGSFNNWGNKIHLNKSHNDFVAILDLPEGEHQYKFFVDGQWVHDPSEPVVTSQLGTINNLIEVKQSDFEVFDALQVDSLESTDTSDLSSSPPGPYGQEQYMIRPEERSKAPPILPPHLLQVILNKDTNISCDPALLPEPNHVMLNHLYALSIKDGVMVLSATHRYKKKYVTSLLYKPI, encoded by the exons ATGGGTAACACAGGCGACCGGATGTCCGGAGACCGCCATGGCGCCAAGGCCCATCGCTCTGACAGCAGAGACAAAGACCACGAGCCCAGCAAGATGGTGGACAGCACTGATGACCCTAACATCTTCAACACACACGGTCTGGGGTCCTCCAAG GTGTCGGACAAGGAGGAGCCCGACCTGGATGACCTGGTGAAGACCGGGCCTCAGTCCAGGCCCACAGTTATCCGCTGGGccggaggagggaaggaggtttACATCGCTGGATCCTTTAACAACTGGGGCAACAAGATCCACCTCAATAAGAG CCACAATGACTTTGTAGCGATCCTGGACTTGCCAGAGGGAGAGCACCAGTACAAGTTCTTTGTGGACGGACAGTGGGTCCATGACCCCTCAGAG CCTGTGGTGACCAGCCAGTTGGGCACCATCAACAACCTGATCGAGGTGAAGCAGTCGGACTTTGAGGTGTTTGATGCTCTGCAGGTGGACTCTCTGGAATCTACCGACACCTCAG ACCTGTCCAGCTCCCCTCCAGGTCCCTATGGACAGGAGCAGTACATGATCAGGCCTGAGGAACGCTCCAAAGCCCCGCCCATCctccccccacacctcctccaggTCATCCTCAACAAGGACACTAACATCTCT TGCGACCCAGCCTTGCTGCCTGAACCCAACCATGTGATGCTCAACCATCTGTATGCGCTCTCAATAAAG GATGGAGTGATGGTGCTCAGTGCGACTCACAGGTATAAGAAGAAGTACGTCACATCTCTGCTCTACAAGCCCatctaa